Proteins encoded in a region of the Anopheles aquasalis chromosome 2, idAnoAquaMG_Q_19, whole genome shotgun sequence genome:
- the LOC126581000 gene encoding putative ATP-dependent RNA helicase DHX57 — translation MDEESRQLVADCFLRPVVDPRSTNTPNEPPPTKQPVKVELQVLRLKDESQTLIMDTLRAIHGESFQLGDISKYVDQGNRLKKNFWQDRGNLVIQGGCDFSNVVRTGNSNEDKFRMYAAMKLHSYGFHRAHCEEALDHHNGDIDRSLELLFSKYFPPPADLAPPPEEYDEEELSTLRADEREALESIYDKLFVEKERNRVWQLKFKIDHLLVHSPSEMKKLAERERQQQEEERRRKQEELAKKKKAKKEPCWNYAKGKCRYGNRCYYSHGPEESSEGTAGGKGDGKKLLDKATEEDPNWFFLEVRFPPGNRYPFERPVLLLRTTCPDIPDQLCLRVNRRLVQETIELTRDGMPCIYTVADLLQNDTEIGRFIELDRYQFLDAKRSLFYEPNENENREGQQGELPSHHQRGNTGRQTGPRINLEQVLKEDRNIVRKFLDKQANAAYREMVKARSNLPAWGKMNEILELLESNQILVISGETGCGKSTQVPQFLLDDWLLQSSRLTGNAKLRHVEIVCTQPRRLSAIGVAERVAEERIEKVGNTVGYQIRLETRTSSSTRLTFCTTGILMRRLQSDPLLSSVTHVIVDEVHERSEESDFLLLILKQLLEKRSDLKVILMSATLNSNLFASYFGDIPVLDIPGRTFPVEQLFLEDILERSGFVLEPDSMYCRKLRKGDHELLTQELEYADLQASEVPPARSIRDENLKLTDIFARYADYSKQTCKTLYLMDPLRINPELIERVLTYIVDDPSHGWPQEGSILIFLPGLAEIQTVHESLTSSRLFGPRGERFVLIPLHSMLTNEEQALVFRKAPKGKRKIVLSTNIAETSITIDDCVFVIDCGQMKEKHFDSNRNMESLEMVWVSRANALQRKGRAGRVMPGVCIHLYTKPRFTNHILGQPVPEIHRIPLEPLLLRIKTLSTLQERPISAVLGATIEPPSEENIEAAKKRLVDVGALDLDEQLTALGHHLAALPVDVRIGKLMLFGAIFQCLDSVLTIAAILSYKSPFVAPFAKRDEADNRKRQLAIANSDHLTMLNAYRRWMVAAQRSRYAGQCFAEENYLSSKTLTTIGEMKYQFLELLVSIGFVPIDLSGRSRSKRQQAVDDLAALTGAELNVNGDNNRLLAAILCAALYPNVAKVLTPEKSFVSGAGGAVPYLPQASDLRFKTRGDGYVSLHPSSVNAQVGFFSSPFLVYQEKVKTSRIFIRETTMVPLLPMVLFSGSDLQIELHGGDFVILLGDGCLMLQTPTHQVAEMMKFLRLELVKMLELKISDPLLNLLNHEHGKRIIATIVHLISKE, via the exons ATGGACGAAGAAAGCAGGCAATTGGTGGCGGATTGTTTCCTCCGGCCGGTTGTTGATCCGCGGTCCAC GAACACGCCGAACGAACCGCCACCCACGAAGCAGCCCGTGAAGGTGGAGCTGCAGGTGCTCCGGCTAAAGGATGAGTCACAGACGCTGATCATGGACACGTTGCGCGCCATCCACGGCGAGTCCTTTCAGCTGGGCGACATCTCAAAGTACGTGGATCAGGGAAATCGGTTGAAGAAAAACTTCTGGCAAGATCGTGGTAACCTCGTGATCCAGGGCGGATGCGACTTCTCGAACGTCGTGCGCACGGGCAACAGCAATGAGGACAAGTTCCGGATGTATGCGGCCATGAAACTGCACAGCTACGGATTCCACAGGGCACACTGTGAGGAAGCACTCGATCACCACAACGGTGACATCGATCGCTCTCTCGAGTTGCTGTTTTCCAAGTACTTCCCACCACCGGCCGATCTGGCACCACCGCCCGAGGAGTACGACGAAGAGGAACTCAGCACGTTGCGAGCCGATGAGCGGGAAGCGCTAGAGTCCATCTACGACAAGCTGTTCGTAGAGAAGGAACGGAACCGCGTGTGGCAGCTCAAGTTTAAGATCGATCATCTGCTGGTGCACAGTCCTTCCGAGATGAAAAAGCTGGCGGAAcgggaacggcagcagcaggaagaggagcgtCGCCGGAAGCAGGAAGAgttggcgaagaaaaaaaaggccaaaaaagAACCATGCTGGAATTATGCGAAGGGCAAGTGTCGGTACGGTAAtcgctgctactactcccACGGACCGGAAGAATCGAGTGAGGGGACCGCTGGTGGCAAGGGTGATGGCAAGAAGCTACTGGACAAAGCGACTGAAGAGGATCCAAATTGGTTTTTCCTCGAAGTACGGTTTCCACCCGGCAACCGGTATCCATTCGAGCGTCCTGTCCTGCTACTGCGCACGACCTGCCCGGACATTCCGGATCAGCTGTGCTTACGGGTGAACAGACGGTTAGTGCAGGAAACGATCGAGCTGACTCGGGACGGTATGCCGTGCATCTACACCGTGGCCGATCTACTACAGAACGACACCGAGATTGGCCGTTTCATCGAGCTCGATCGTTACCAGTTTCTCGACGCTAAACGATCGCTGTTCTATGaaccgaacgagaacgaaaatCGTGAGGGTCAGCAGGGTGAGCTACCGTCACACCATCAGCGTGGCAACACGGGCCGCCAGACCGGGCCTCGGATAAACTTGGAGCAGGTGCTGAAAGAGGACCGCAACATCGTGCGCAAGTTCCTGGACAAGCAAGCGAACGCCGCGTACCGGGAGATGGTGAAGGCGCGCAGCAATCTGCCGGCCTGGGGAAAGATGAACGAAATTCTCGAGCTGCTGGAATCGAACCAAATTCTCGTCATCAGCGGTGAGACGGGATGCGGAAAGTCCACCCAAGTGCCTCAATTTTTACTCGACGATTGGTTGCTCCAATCGTCGCGCCTCACTGGGAACGCAAAGCTACGCCACGTGGAGATTGTCTGCACGCAACCGAGGCGTCTGTCGGCGATCGGTGTAGCGGAACGTGTGGCCGAAGAGCGGATAGAAAAGGTTGGAAACACGGTCGGCTACCAGATACGGCTGGAAACGCGCACGTCCTCGTCGACGAGACTTACCTTTTGCACGACGGGCATCCTGATGCGCCGGTTACAGTCCGATCCGTTGCTTTCGAGCGTCACGCACGTGATCGTGGACGAGGTGCACGAACGGAGCGAAGAGTCCGACTTTTTGCTCCTCATCCTAAAGCAGCTGCTTGAGAAGCGTAGCGATCTGAAGGTGATCCTCATGTCGGCTACCCTTAACTCGAACCTGTTTGCCAGCTACTTCGGCGATATCCCGGTTCTCGACATCCCGGGCCGTACCTTCCCCGTGGAGCAGCTCTTTCTGGAGGATATCCTGGAGCGTAGTGGGTTTGTGTTGGAACCGGATTCGATGTACTGTCGCAAGCTGCGAAAGGGCGATCACGAACTGCTGACGCAGGAGCTGGAGTATGCTGATCTGCAGGCGTCCGAAGTCCCTCCGGCCAGATCGATCCGTGACGAGAACCTTAAGCTAACGGACATCTTCGCACGGTACGCAG ATTATTCGAAACAAACGTGCAAAACGCTTTACCTCATGGATCCGCTCCGGATCAACCCGGAGCTGATCGAGCGTGTGCTTACGTACATCGTAGACGATCCGTCCCACGGCTGGCCACAGGAAGGTTCGATACTGATCTTTCTTCCCGGTTTGGCCGAGATACAGACCGTTCACGAATCACTTACCAGCAGCCGGCTGTTTGGTCCTCGGGGTGAACGATTCGTGCTGATACCGTTGCACTCGATGTTGACGAATGAGGAGCAGGCGCTAGTCTTCCGGAAGGCTCCGAAGGGCAAGCGAAAGATCGTACTCAGTACGAACATTGCCGAAACGTCGATCACCATCGatgattgtgtgtttgtgatcgaTTGTGGCCAGATGAAGGAGAAGCACTTCGATTCTAACCGCAACATGGAGTCACTGGAAATGGTTTGGGTGTCGCGAGCAAACGCCTTACAACGGAAAGGACGCGCTGGGCGCGTTATGCCGGGTGTATGCATCCATCTCTACACGAAACCACGGTTTACGAATCACATCCTTGGGCAACCCGTTCCGGAAATTCATCGGATACCACTGGAACCGTTACTGCTGCGCATCAAAACCCTATCGACGCTTCAGGAACGTCCGATCAGTGCCGTCCTGGGGGCAACTATTGAACCACCGAGCGAAGAGAATATTGAGGCGGCCAAGAAACGGCTCGTCGATGTCGGTgcactcgatctcgatgagCAGCTCACGGCACTCGGGCACCATCTGGCCGCACTACCGGTTGACGTGCGGATCGGTAAGCTGATGCTGTTCGGTGCCATCTTCCAGTGCCTGGACAGTGTGCTAACGATCGCAGCTATCCTAAGCTACAAGAGTCCTTTTGTGGCTCCGTTCGCAAAGCGAGATGAAGCGGACAACCGGAAACGCCAGCTGGCCATCGCCAACAGCGACCATTTGACGATGCTGAACGCGTATCGGCGCTGGATGGTAGCGGCCCAGCGTAGCCGCTACGCCGGTCAATGCTTTGCCGAGGAGAACTATCTGTCCAGCAAAACGCTCACCACGATCGGTGAGATGAAGTATCAGTTTCTGGAGCTGCTCGTCTCGATCGGTTTCGTACCGATCGATCTGTCCGGGCGGAGCCGTTCGAAACGGCAACAGGCGGTGGACGATCTGGCCGCCCTTACCGGTGCGGAACTGAACGTGAACGGTGATAACAATCGGCTGCTGGCGGCCATCCTGTGCGCCGCCCTTTATCCCAACGTGGCGAAGGTGCTTACGCCCGAGAAAAGCTTCGTATCGGGAGCGGGCGGTGCAGTACCGTACCTTCCGCAGGCATCGGATTTGCGGTTCAAGACGCGCGGCGACGGTTACGTCTCCCTACATCCGTCCTCGGTGAACGCACAGGTTGGATTCTTCAGCTCACCGTTCCTGGTGTACCAGGAGAAGGTGAAAACGTCTCGGATATTCATTCGCGAAACCACGATGGTACccctgctgccgatggtgctgTTCTCCGGCAGTGACCTGCAGATCGAACTGCACGGTGGTGACTTTGTGATACTGCTTGGCGATGGTTGCCTGATGCTGCAGACACCGACCCATCAGGTGGCCGAGATGATGAAGTTTCTACGCCTCGAGCTAGTGAAAATGCTCGAGCTGAAGATTAGCGATCCGTTGCTTAATCTGCTGAACCACGAGCACGGCAAGCGCATCATCGCGACGATCGTGCATCTTATCAGCAAAGAGTAG